The following are from one region of the Pseudobacteriovorax antillogorgiicola genome:
- a CDS encoding PaaI family thioesterase, which produces MWLAQSAEIRKKLHQVFADDWPWASSSIGQVVKKGALRVLNVGIGQAVPFASRNGFEVLEFRSGFIKAKIPLKGNKNHFGAMYAGAIFTVAEIPGGVVAMLNFDDDFYPVLKDQKVEFVKKAKSDVTVSFEMTEAEIARIQSEADECGKSEFVLLGEIKDCDEQIVARSYGTYQLHSKSRRPGKTRH; this is translated from the coding sequence ATGTGGTTAGCGCAGTCTGCAGAAATTAGAAAAAAGCTTCATCAAGTGTTCGCTGACGATTGGCCATGGGCAAGTAGTTCCATTGGTCAAGTGGTGAAGAAGGGAGCCCTCAGGGTTCTCAATGTTGGCATTGGTCAGGCAGTGCCCTTTGCTTCACGCAATGGATTCGAAGTACTCGAATTTAGGAGTGGCTTTATCAAGGCAAAGATCCCATTGAAAGGTAACAAAAACCATTTTGGGGCCATGTATGCTGGGGCGATTTTTACCGTTGCAGAGATTCCTGGCGGTGTTGTGGCGATGTTAAATTTTGACGATGATTTCTACCCGGTGCTCAAGGATCAAAAGGTAGAGTTCGTCAAAAAAGCCAAATCCGATGTCACAGTTTCATTCGAAATGACTGAGGCCGAGATCGCTCGGATTCAAAGTGAAGCGGACGAATGTGGCAAGTCCGAATTCGTCTTACTTGGTGAAATCAAGGATTGTGATGAGCAAATCGTTGCGAGAAGCTATGGGACCTATCAACTTCATAGCAAATCGCGCCGGCCTGGTAAAACAAGGCATTGA
- a CDS encoding TIGR02147 family protein, with protein MTQKIVNGAPKEAVAALKPASILRQASCSGQAIKGLYLYKKTQSDKFSIGYISKATGASKGYISDVMSGRRFLNPRYWDAFSEVFGLDISCRTVLHLLISFDVESDEAERKKLCKELQAARKTIDTAHMKMPSRAKGVFFAFEVFCAFGLFGGRPSRSDLRSYFGSARSIELDYALQLLKEMGVIVMEGGVYHITETTITFGSSEDGVSYYDFIKDSLTKAMKAADRWAKEGQDSIFESTLISVRKADYLKLLPKIQSDLHRLQADLETSEADELIRFNIQIYPNN; from the coding sequence TTGACTCAAAAGATTGTCAACGGAGCCCCCAAAGAGGCAGTCGCGGCCTTAAAGCCTGCTTCAATATTACGGCAGGCAAGTTGCTCTGGTCAGGCCATAAAAGGCCTCTATCTCTATAAGAAGACTCAAAGCGATAAATTTTCAATCGGTTATATATCGAAAGCCACTGGCGCTTCGAAAGGTTACATATCGGATGTCATGAGCGGCAGACGGTTCTTAAATCCCCGTTACTGGGACGCATTTAGCGAAGTGTTTGGTCTAGATATTTCTTGCCGTACAGTTTTACACCTACTTATTTCATTCGATGTCGAAAGTGATGAGGCTGAGCGAAAGAAGCTTTGCAAGGAACTTCAGGCAGCCCGCAAGACGATTGATACGGCTCACATGAAGATGCCAAGTCGCGCAAAAGGGGTGTTTTTCGCCTTTGAAGTCTTTTGCGCCTTTGGACTTTTTGGTGGTCGGCCTAGCCGCAGCGACCTTAGGTCATACTTTGGCTCTGCTCGTTCTATAGAGTTAGACTATGCTTTGCAATTGTTGAAAGAGATGGGGGTGATCGTGATGGAAGGCGGGGTATATCATATCACCGAAACAACGATCACCTTCGGTAGTAGTGAAGACGGCGTGTCTTACTACGATTTTATCAAAGACTCACTAACCAAGGCTATGAAAGCTGCCGATCGCTGGGCAAAAGAAGGACAAGACTCGATTTTTGAATCCACTTTGATCAGCGTTCGCAAAGCCGACTACCTCAAGCTCCTGCCAAAAATTCAAAGCGACTTGCATCGCTTGCAAGCCGACTTAGAAACCAGTGAAGCCGATGAGCTAATTCGATTCAACATTCAAATTTATCCCAACAACTAG
- a CDS encoding DUF4174 domain-containing protein: MKIQWLLTISALGCLASVGQGKDLSSPLQKHQWQDRVIVIHHGGLKAPWLQSQWQSLQNKALENKDRHLVIYYCPEKSQECQVTTRDGKTRSAKLSAVLQEQLRLKQPSITLIGKDGGIKLQKHDFVKPEAVYTLIDGMPMRQQEMGR; this comes from the coding sequence ATGAAAATTCAATGGCTTCTCACGATATCTGCCTTAGGATGCCTGGCATCGGTAGGCCAGGGAAAAGATCTGTCTTCGCCTCTGCAAAAGCACCAGTGGCAAGATCGGGTGATTGTGATCCATCACGGAGGACTCAAGGCTCCATGGTTGCAAAGCCAGTGGCAAAGTCTTCAGAACAAGGCTTTGGAAAACAAAGATCGTCATCTCGTGATCTACTATTGCCCTGAAAAAAGTCAAGAATGCCAGGTGACGACTCGTGATGGCAAGACAAGATCGGCAAAGCTTAGCGCAGTATTGCAAGAGCAGCTGCGCTTGAAGCAGCCTAGTATCACCTTGATTGGCAAGGATGGAGGCATCAAGCTCCAAAAACACGATTTTGTGAAGCCTGAGGCGGTATACACGTTGATTGATGGTATGCCCATGCGTCAGCAGGAGATGGGGCGCTAG